From a region of the Nitrospira sp. genome:
- a CDS encoding ribonuclease Z: MHPTRAAAGYLVRTDQYILLDFGPRTLTNMIKAGVDRHRITHILFSHFHADHFSDFITFFFDAVIYTKYGGGHRPGLTLIGPKGTIRLLRSIMHSFPSFSSAPFGVVMKEVAGKPFSIGDTRIIPKPVVHVPDLSSVGYRIEYQGKAVVYSGDTQYCDALVSLCVEADLAVLDCSFPANRPGPTHLHAGQCGQVAKEAGVGQLVLSHFYPIADRYDVKAQAAEQYRGKIWKGKDGMTIRL, from the coding sequence ATGCACCCCACGCGTGCTGCGGCGGGGTATCTTGTGCGCACCGATCAATATATTCTCCTTGATTTCGGCCCGCGCACCTTGACGAACATGATCAAAGCTGGTGTCGACCGACACCGGATCACGCACATCTTGTTCTCCCATTTTCATGCCGACCATTTTTCCGACTTCATCACATTCTTCTTCGACGCGGTGATCTACACCAAATACGGAGGAGGCCATCGCCCAGGGCTGACCCTGATCGGGCCGAAAGGCACGATCCGTCTCTTACGATCGATCATGCATAGCTTCCCCAGCTTTTCCTCGGCCCCGTTCGGCGTGGTCATGAAGGAAGTCGCCGGCAAACCCTTCTCGATCGGGGATACACGTATCATCCCCAAGCCCGTGGTCCATGTTCCGGACCTTTCAAGCGTCGGCTATCGGATCGAGTACCAAGGTAAGGCGGTCGTGTATTCAGGAGACACTCAATATTGCGACGCACTCGTCTCGCTCTGTGTGGAGGCCGACCTGGCTGTGCTCGATTGCTCGTTCCCGGCTAATCGTCCCGGCCCCACCCATCTGCATGCCGGGCAGTGCGGCCAGGTGGCGAAGGAGGCCGGTGTGGGGCAGCTCGTTCTTTCGCACTTCTATCCGATCGCGGATCGATACGACGTCAAAGCACAGGCGGCGGAGCAGTATCGGGGCAAGATTTGGAAGGGCAAGGACGGAATGACGATACGGCTGTAA
- a CDS encoding AAA family ATPase, which translates to MMDDPVSAWLEGLGLGVYRESFQQNAITWDVLSELNDVDLASLGVLLGHRKKLLRAIAQLPQTGEGGGTKPQPAETGRGITPFPSDGERAERRQLTIMFCDLVGSTALASQLDPEDLQTAIRRFLDTCSQAISRFNGYIAKYMGDGVLVYFGYPQAYEHDAERAVHAGLAVLDLVKALPRENTVQKGFEIAARIGIATGHVIVGEVIGQEAAKERSVFGETPNLAARLQALAEPNQLIVDSTTKRLVGDEFEFADRGAFSLKGFETPVHIWQVVSSKPSASRFESYRSGRLGHFIGREHETALLLGRWHEAVCGEGQVVILCGEAGIGKSRMVRSLCDRLAEEGYQTIQFQCSPYHTNTALYPAITYLRQAAGLCGEDTPSVQLRKLEALAVDSGINDRTTVSLLADLLSICADGLSPLPHVSPEKRKEMTLEALVQQLQRLAARRPTLFIVEDAHWVDPTTMDLLTRIIDRIQPMRALLIITFRPDFKPVWAEYSHVTFLTLSRLPRRHSAELLGSMTGGKTLPLEVEQAILAKTDGVPLYIEELTKNLLESGLLTEEKDSFTLTAPLRDLSIPDSLQALLMERIDRLGPAKEIVQMGASIGREFSYELLRETVDVAEGELKTALHLLTASGLIFQEGDIPAAKYLFKHALIQDAAYSTLPKKSRRALHARIAHALENRFAERVKAEPELLAYHYEQAGVISSAVHYWHLAARRDAARSADAEALSHFDRTLHLLETLPQSPERHALELELLIARGAPLLTLRGYASDEIENNYLRARSLSQENPGSEQYFLSIWGLWVFHLVRGPLAKACTLAESLLSWASQQQNPDLLIRAHESVGSTYSFLGRFGEAKAHLRQARSLYDPDRHRSQVLPYTQDPGITARIMLARTLWILGEVDEVEALVTEAIAMARELEHPYTLAFTLATASWVGSILRDTNRTLSLTEEAIMLSTKHSFEVPLAWAMSFQGWALAEQGKENGLERLVEGLSAAQRAKASLNNTYTLALLAENHLRNQHTAEGLVAVQQAQELAVTQGELCWQAELLRLKGELLLAQPDPSTFAAEQCFSEAVQIAHDQQARMLELRAATSLARLLRNLNKPDMARRTLDSVRARLNEQGANPDLIEAQKLLAQLSVAT; encoded by the coding sequence ATCATGGATGATCCCGTATCAGCGTGGCTGGAAGGCCTTGGTCTCGGCGTCTATCGAGAATCATTTCAGCAAAACGCCATTACCTGGGATGTTCTGTCCGAATTGAACGATGTCGACTTGGCGTCGCTTGGTGTGTTGCTGGGCCATCGGAAGAAGCTATTGCGTGCCATTGCGCAATTGCCACAAACCGGTGAGGGTGGCGGCACGAAGCCTCAACCGGCTGAAACCGGCCGGGGAATAACACCGTTCCCTTCCGATGGAGAGCGAGCAGAGCGTCGCCAATTGACGATCATGTTTTGTGATCTCGTGGGTTCGACAGCACTTGCGAGTCAGTTGGATCCTGAAGACCTCCAAACGGCCATCCGACGTTTTCTCGATACCTGTAGCCAAGCGATCAGCCGATTCAACGGCTATATCGCAAAATACATGGGTGACGGGGTGCTGGTGTATTTCGGATACCCTCAGGCCTACGAGCATGACGCGGAACGAGCGGTACATGCCGGGCTGGCCGTGCTGGATCTGGTCAAGGCTCTTCCTCGCGAAAATACTGTCCAAAAGGGCTTTGAAATTGCCGCACGAATTGGAATCGCGACAGGCCATGTCATAGTCGGCGAAGTCATCGGACAGGAAGCGGCGAAGGAGCGGTCAGTATTCGGCGAAACTCCGAATCTGGCCGCGCGCCTGCAGGCGTTGGCCGAACCCAATCAATTGATTGTTGACTCGACGACGAAGCGCCTGGTCGGAGATGAGTTCGAGTTTGCGGACCGAGGCGCCTTTTCTCTCAAGGGATTCGAAACGCCGGTGCATATCTGGCAGGTTGTCAGCAGCAAACCGTCGGCCAGCCGGTTCGAGTCTTATCGTTCCGGCCGATTGGGCCATTTCATAGGCAGGGAGCACGAAACGGCACTTCTCTTGGGGCGATGGCACGAAGCTGTTTGTGGCGAAGGGCAGGTGGTCATCCTTTGCGGTGAGGCCGGGATCGGCAAGTCTCGCATGGTCCGCAGTCTGTGTGACCGACTTGCCGAGGAAGGGTACCAGACGATTCAATTTCAATGTTCGCCTTATCACACAAATACGGCACTGTATCCGGCCATCACGTATCTACGACAGGCGGCTGGACTGTGCGGTGAAGACACCCCCTCGGTGCAACTACGGAAACTCGAGGCACTGGCCGTCGATAGCGGCATCAATGACCGGACCACGGTGTCATTGCTGGCGGACCTGCTCTCGATCTGCGCAGATGGCCTGTCTCCACTACCGCACGTGTCACCCGAAAAGCGGAAGGAAATGACCCTTGAAGCACTTGTACAGCAACTCCAAAGACTGGCCGCTCGTCGCCCGACACTCTTTATCGTGGAAGACGCCCATTGGGTCGATCCGACAACGATGGACCTGCTGACAAGGATTATCGACCGCATCCAGCCGATGCGCGCGTTATTGATCATCACCTTTCGGCCTGATTTTAAACCGGTCTGGGCGGAGTACAGTCACGTGACGTTTCTGACGTTGAGCCGGCTTCCCCGGCGGCATAGCGCAGAGCTTCTTGGATCGATGACCGGAGGAAAGACACTTCCGCTTGAAGTGGAACAAGCGATTCTGGCCAAGACCGATGGGGTCCCTCTTTACATCGAAGAGTTGACGAAAAACCTACTCGAGTCAGGATTGCTGACCGAAGAGAAAGACTCGTTCACCCTGACGGCGCCATTACGAGACCTATCCATCCCTGACTCTTTGCAAGCCTTGCTCATGGAACGAATAGACCGATTGGGTCCCGCCAAGGAGATTGTCCAAATGGGGGCCTCGATCGGGCGGGAGTTCAGCTACGAGCTGTTGCGGGAAACCGTTGATGTCGCCGAGGGGGAGTTGAAAACGGCGCTCCACTTGCTGACAGCATCGGGGCTCATTTTTCAAGAAGGGGATATCCCTGCTGCGAAATACCTCTTTAAACACGCGCTCATCCAAGACGCTGCCTATAGCACGCTGCCAAAAAAATCACGCCGTGCCCTCCATGCCCGTATCGCTCACGCGTTGGAGAACAGATTCGCAGAGCGTGTCAAAGCGGAACCGGAGTTGCTTGCCTATCACTATGAGCAGGCAGGCGTCATCAGCTCGGCTGTTCATTATTGGCATCTTGCGGCGCGCAGAGATGCGGCGCGATCCGCGGATGCGGAAGCGCTCAGCCATTTTGATCGAACCTTACATCTGCTTGAGACGCTGCCGCAAAGCCCGGAGCGTCATGCGCTGGAGTTGGAACTGCTCATCGCGCGCGGTGCTCCTTTGCTGACATTGCGAGGGTATGCGTCCGATGAAATAGAGAACAACTATCTCAGAGCAAGAAGTCTCTCACAGGAGAATCCCGGTTCTGAGCAATATTTTCTCTCTATCTGGGGACTATGGGTCTTTCATCTCGTCAGAGGACCCCTCGCCAAGGCGTGCACGCTGGCGGAAAGTCTCCTCTCGTGGGCAAGCCAGCAGCAGAATCCCGATTTGCTGATTCGAGCGCACGAGAGTGTGGGCTCGACGTACTCCTTCCTTGGCCGGTTTGGCGAAGCCAAGGCACATTTACGTCAAGCAAGATCGCTCTATGATCCAGATCGACACCGTTCGCAAGTCTTACCCTATACCCAAGATCCCGGCATCACGGCGAGAATCATGCTGGCGAGAACGTTATGGATATTGGGAGAGGTAGACGAAGTCGAAGCGCTGGTGACGGAGGCCATCGCCATGGCAAGAGAGCTGGAACATCCATACACGTTGGCATTTACGTTGGCGACCGCTTCATGGGTCGGTTCGATTCTTCGTGACACGAATAGGACCCTGAGCCTGACCGAAGAAGCCATCATGCTGTCCACCAAGCACTCGTTTGAAGTCCCGTTGGCATGGGCGATGTCCTTTCAAGGCTGGGCGTTGGCCGAGCAAGGAAAGGAGAACGGCCTTGAAAGGTTGGTAGAAGGACTCTCGGCGGCACAGAGAGCCAAAGCGAGTCTCAACAACACCTATACGTTGGCGTTACTCGCCGAGAATCATTTACGGAATCAACATACGGCGGAAGGCTTGGTCGCCGTTCAGCAAGCACAGGAGCTCGCTGTAACCCAGGGAGAGCTGTGCTGGCAAGCGGAGCTGCTTCGACTGAAAGGCGAGCTCCTCCTTGCGCAACCTGACCCATCGACCTTCGCAGCAGAGCAGTGTTTTTCTGAAGCCGTGCAGATTGCCCACGATCAACAGGCACGAATGCTCGAACTCAGAGCCGCGACGAGTCTCGCGAGGCTCTTGCGCAACCTGAACAAACCAGATATGGCTAGACGCACCTTGGATTCGGTTCGCGCAAGATTGAACGAACAAGGCGCCAATCCCGACTTGATTGAAGCTCAAAAACTCCTTGCTCAACTGAGCGTTGCGACTTAA